In the Rhipicephalus sanguineus isolate Rsan-2018 unplaced genomic scaffold, BIME_Rsan_1.4 Seq863, whole genome shotgun sequence genome, GTAATGCTTAGAGTGCCCTCAATTCATTGGATTTTTAGTGTACTCCCTTTGTGGTACAATGTATTGAATGTGCAGTCGCATTTAACGAGACATATTAGGAGCTGTGTTCCGCCAATAATGTATTATTAATAATTTTTATCGCTGATAATTCACGTAGTTTATAATAAAATTGCGCATGTGCTTTGAATCTGTTTTGCACACTGTGCAAAAAAGCAAATACTTATGAGTCCACAATTCACTCGTCATTTCCTACTCTTTGTTATTATGACACATCAAAGAACACGTGGTGCACCATTATATCACCAGGTGTTTCATACATTTCATTTTTTCCACCTTTTGTATAAAttcgttaaaaaaaatcacagcatatccacggagtgaatgatgatgagtgggcgaagctgcggaggttcatcggtaaaccgtgaatcttccgtgaattctgaccagtacatcatcaccgacgtgagatcgggtgcgtttatactaaaggttcgatgagagttatgacgacttgcagctcactttaattttacatgtacgctgtgaattttcattgtttagaaaaccattgctttagaaaacatctggcgtctttcgttaagcagctggcgtcttttcgttttgctttagaaacatctggcgttctttcattttgcttttagaaaacatctggcgtctttcgttggtttatttcatcaatcaacggcgttttgaacaaaatatttattgtttaatcacgcagaggagaaatctcaccaggcactaccttggaggtaaacaatggctgctaatgggaatgagagacagaagaagccggcttttagctaacacttacacttctacttctactaacgtttcctactggaacatgccaatggctgctaatggggaatgagagacagaagaattcggcttttagttaacgcgcacgctgcgaattttttattgttcaacaacgcacaggagaaatcgcccaccggcaccaccttggaggccaagatctggtactagcgttacgactggttacgcactacgagggacgaacgggtgccgctttaaggagcttcgcccctaaaagtctaGGAAAGCCAACGCAACATAACTTAGTTCTGATAGCGCGGCATAAGAACGGCGTCGCATTGGACACAAACGCTATCCTTCTTCAAGCTGTGTTCATACGGCATATTAGAGGAGTCTTTTCTGCGTCAGTGTCGCTTTGTGTCACGTAAAATGCGTCGTGTCCAAGAAATGAACCGACAATGTACCCGCCTTTTCTTGGTCGTCCAATAAGCTTCCATTCACGACGCCAACGAAGGTGATCGGTTTTCTATACTGCCCCATTAGTCGAAGAAGCTGTTCTTCATCTCGCACCTGACGCTAGGGGAACGCTGATTTGCACTTATGCACTTCCGCCACATAAGAGCTCAACAAGCGACGTTTCCTAAAATTTCCTAAACTACACATGACCTTGCATGTGTCCCATGTTCACCTATTGCGCACACTGGTTTGGATCGTGGTATTTTCGATTGCAAGTTAAGGTGTCCATGTTAAACGTTCTCATTTACTTAATATAATGCGCACTTATCTCGTGGGAAGTGCAGTCACTTCCCAATTCTGAATTATATTCATTCCTGAAATATTTTCCTGTCACTATTACACACTTAGGCGACGCAAAAAATTTCAATAACGCGACACCTGTTCCTCGTTTCTTCTACTACACAGACCGCAACTAATGAGCGTTAAACCTTACTGCAGTTGCATTGTGGAAAGTACAAGGACATCATCTCTCAAGCTCTTGACGCTGTGAAGGACCTCGATCCTTTCCAACCAGGCACTATGCAGCAAGCGCGCGATGCCATTGAAGGCATCCTTCTTCAACGTCAAGAAAGGACGGCATTCGAAGATATGAATCTCTTCGGCGCTTTCATGAAGGTCGTTGGTGATGACATCAACGACATCGGACGGAGCTTAATCGACCGAGGTATTAAACTGTGCGGAAATTTTGTCATCGAAGATGGACTGACAGACTTTGAGAAGAAGAACTTTAAGTACTGCGCAGAAGTGTTCAAATTGAGTTCAATGCAAAACTGGAAGGATTGACAACAACTGGAAATTAAGGCATACTGCACATCATCCTATAGATTACAAAACAATTGTAGAAACATTAAAATCTATTTTCGTACGTGCTAAGTGACTAGTGGTTATGTTCAATCATATTATGAAACATAGCACGCGACTATGCTCCCACCAGCAAAAGATGGCAGCGTAGCCTTGACTTGCTACCTCAGAGTGATTCTATTTGAAGGCGCTGCTCCCTGATGCGCGCTGCAGACTAGAAACGTGTTATTTTTaggatttcgcgggctttcattattagccaaaaaaagtaagcacgcaattagtacgctGTTGAATATAGCAGAGTTAGATGttatttgaacatgcctacatatgcctcatcgACATTTTAATGATTTGGTAAGTATTTACCGTGTTGGAAACATAATAAAGACTTactaactaaacctcattaacaaaaaaattagtagtggctactgcaTTATACTGGGAACAActtgcactaggtgtgcttcgcgtaactaTGTTCTTTTTCTAAAAAAGCCGTGCTGCGTGAAATttggaacaccctgtatattaaaGATATAGGCTCTCAGACGTCAGAACCAAGATTACATAATAGGCCGACGAATGTGTTTTGCAGGGACATTAACAGTCAGGTCGATGTGACAAGCTTGCAGACAGACCTCGACCAAATCTCGACCGCGAATGACATACATTGAATATTTCGAAGCGTTATCGTGTCCGGTTTTTTAGGAAGCACGTAACCATAGGCAACCAGTACCATTTAAATTATGAGGAAAAAGAAATAGCTGCGAAAGGAAATACGTAGGTATTATACTTTCATCGAACATAACCTGGAACAGCTAAACTACATCCCCGTAAGAGGTGGCCACAACATTTTGAGAAAAAACTTACATCGTGCCAAGGCAAATAGATTTTATACTTTTGTAATGTTCGCCTCATCTTGGAATATAGTGCTGGAGGTCAGTTGGTGATAAATCTGTCCGTGAGCTGTCAGTGAAAacgttgttaaatgcgaagcatttctcatcGAACCAAagtcactttgaccgtttctatctatctatctatctatctatctatctatctatctatctatctattatctatctatctatctatctatctatctatctatctatctatctatctctatctatcttctatctatctatatctatctatctatctatctatctatctatctatctatctatctatctatctatctatctatctaggtagccgcctacgtctgggtgctctcgtacGTCGTCTCCTTAGCTTAGCATATACCAAACTGGCAGAGCAGAAGGTAGGTGTATGATGAACCCGATTCATAGGTTATGACGTAGATGATAAGAATAACgttatgatatgaataacgtgaatcgCCAGTCGCTTatgtcataaaaccctttccctcagtgccatgtggcacatactcgcataacacGGCCCATGGCATAGGtctatgtgccacaggtaatgCAATCTACATTGTCACGGGGTCGCgacgacgtcgacgaagacagcagtcgcgTGTTGAAGATGaacctctttatttggccgaacttgtggctgggaaatggaaagtcaaacaacagcaatacacactgcactctgatagcggcgaagagaacGTCGGACGTCGATAAAATGCTCAgcgctaaggcgcgtcggcatttatacatgcgacatcgaacattccagccttatcgctggtggccgcgttagttccagaaaagaCTCAGCTGTTCGCATTTCCGCGCACAGGTCTAACAGATCATCAAATTTAATCTTTAacgttctcagacattctggcgcgatttgcgcaaggcagtagtaacgcgTGTAAGGGGGTGGGAACATTAAGCATataaagaaaggagcgcgtgtcgcattgtccccctctgaaaaaggcatcgtcctgatgcttaaACAGAAAATGgaagtgcatacacaaagaaagtggaataataaagcaaaaagtacagtcctcatgtttgctaacgtgcaaaaaaaaaacggcttaaggcgcacgacatggacgaattcaggacgtgcgcggcgccgctgagagttctaAATGTCGTCGGGGATAGCCTCGTAGTCTAGGGCGCCGAGACGTCGGagcaccttgtatggtccgaagtatcgtagaaggagcttctcgctaagtccccgtcggcgtatcggcgtccagatccACACActgtcaccgggttggtactccaagtggcgtcgtcgaagattatattgaggctgtcggccctctgctggttcttgatgcgcaggcgggcgagttgtcgagcttcttcggcgcgtggcaaataagcggcgacgtcgagattgtcttcctcggcggcggttggtagcattgcatcgagtgtcgttgccgggctccttccgtagatcagcttgtacggcgtcacttgcgtcgtttcttgcatggccgtgttgtatacGAAGGTGACATACGGAAGgctggcatcccacgtcttgtgttcgacatcttaatacatggccagcatgtcggcgatggtcttgtttagccgctcggtgaggccattggtctcaccactgctgacctaactcaggcaatattgagatacagccaaGCAAGCCACTGTGGTTCGGCAGTGGCTTGCttggctgtatctcaatattgcctgagttaggtcagcagtaagcGCCTTACCTCTGTCGGGGATGATGACCTCTGGGGTCCCATGACGCAGGATGACGCCGGACGTTGCGCCGGGCTGCAGGCGCATAGCTCATTGCtagcagctgcggcggtgccggctgcgGAACACCCagcgactgttggatttccttGCGTACAACGCCAGTAATCGACGTCATTTCGGGCTGTGAAATAGGTGTGAGCTTTCGCAGCTGCtcccgcacgatggctcggatagtTTCGCGCAAGCCGTCGgtgccgagggcatgaacagctgcgctgtcttgaaatgcgcggcgattgtactgccgggtgggCATCTGGAGCGTTTTCTCGATGTTGGTTGCTTCCGAGATGAATTCTTGAATGGTCGTGGATGGGTTTctcatcagtcccgcgaacagctcc is a window encoding:
- the LOC119378539 gene encoding uncharacterized protein LOC119378539, whose protein sequence is MGEEAQKLGQVLEEFSRRMMTVLRSQSNVDDELHCGKYKDIISQALDAVKDLDPFQPGTMQQARDAIEGILLQRQERTAFEDMNLFGAFMKVVGDDINDIGRSLIDRGIKLCGNFVIEDGLTDFEKKNFKYCAEVFKLSSMQNWKD